Sequence from the Peromyscus eremicus chromosome 4, PerEre_H2_v1, whole genome shotgun sequence genome:
attccacagcataaacaaatgtaacacatctttatgtagttaaatattccacaacaagggaTGGTGAGAAGCGTTATGCAACTGTCATAGCTTGCTCTCTGGTGCCATAGCCCCCGAATCTAATACCAATGTTTGTCCCAGTTagctgtctgttgctgtgataaaacactgacaaaacCAACcttgggaggaaaggctttatgtGGTTTAcatgttacagtccatcattaagggaagctagggcaagagctcaaggcaggaactgaagaagagaacattgcttactggcttactctccaTGGCTTTCCCAGCTTGCTgattttatacaacccaggaccaccagcccaggggtgacacttCCCATAGTAGGCTGGAACCTTTcatatcaataattaatcaagaaaatgacatgaccccccacagacttgcctacgggAGAAcattatggaagcattttcctcactgaggtttcctcttccaaaatgactgtgGCTTGTGTCAAATGaacaagaccaaaaaaaaaaaaaaaaagcctagtgGGAATAAGTTGAGAAGTTTTAACCCAGCAGGTAACAAGATCAGGGTTGGGCTTAAAATAGAGCAATAGAGCATTGTGGTTAGTGGGTTAAACATTAATTGCAGAAGAAATAAAAGCACCAAAGACTGGAAGGAGACGCCTGAGAGGGTCTCTAGGCTAAACATGATGGCAGCCTAAGCAAAGATGCTGGAGGTGGACGTAAAATCTAATTTGAAAGCAGCTGATGACTGGGAACTGTCCAGCAAGGGGCTGCTGAAATCATAGGGAGGGGAGGCACCTGTCTGTGAGGAAAAGTTCAGACCCACATAAAATCCAGTGACATGTTCTAACATGACCACTGGCCAAGGCCATCTTTTTGTCAGGACACTTGGCTTCTAATTATACAACGTTCATGctatttttaaagataactttATTGACATTAAGTACTGAATCACAAAGTCTGCCTGCGTAAGTTGTACAATCCGAtgaattttaattgatttttagtACTTCTGTAGTGGCTAATGGTGCGGAATGCTTGttggacattttaaaaaacatttattatttttaattatatatatgagtgtgctTGTGTTTTGTGCAGTTTAGTGCAGGCACCTGCCCACAGAATTCAGAAGATgatattggatcccctagagctggagtaacaggcagctgtgagccccACAACATGGGTACCAGGAgctgaaactcaggtcctctgcaaaggcaaactgtgctcttaaccatctgtccagcccttgtTGGACGTTTGATATCTCTTTCAGTAAAGTGTCTGTCCAAATCCTTTGCTACTTATTTTTGACATATTTTAATCAGCACATACATATTTGGACATACTTATGAATCTGATATGGCATGATATTATGACACATGAGTATAGTGCATAATGATCAGATGAAGATAATTTACTGGCTTTCTGAATGATTATACACATTTTCTGTGTGTTCTAAGTATGTCACTTATCAAGGCTGCCTGGTTTCCAAtacctttctctcattctgtgggctgcttccttgctttcttgatagtttataaaacataaaatttttcattttgatgatATCCATCtcatgcatttttcttttgtgtgcttTTGAAAATAAAGAAGGTGTGCAGAGTCCTATTGACCTGGTTTGGGGGATTTTGTGGCAGAGAGGCTAAATTAGCAGATGAAAATgagggaaaacattttttaaaagttgacatTTAAGCTGGATCTTTCAAGATAGCAGGAATATACTAGCTACAAGACTGAAGAATCTTTTCTAGTTCAAAGAACATCTGGGTGGATTTTCTCCTAATCCACTTTAAGTTCTTAGGATGATTTATGACCACAGATTCAAAACAAGATTCTCCACATGTGCTAGCACCACATGGCAAACACTATCAGACACCATCATgttttgtgattattttaaaaagccaattcATTTATAGAAGATTCTATTAAAATGTAGAATTACATCTGCATGGTTCTCTCAGAATGTGGGGGAGAGGTGGTGTTTTGAGACTCATAGTGCTTGTTAGCAGTTGGAATATAGCCAGAGTTTTAGGCCCAAAGCTCCAGCCAGCAGCTGCAACAGTCCAGACTCAGCCACCCAGTCCAATACACCAATTAAAGAGCTGAGTAATcaagatggggagatggctctgtcaggaaaatgcttgctgtacaagcctgaggCTCCGATTTTGAACTCCTGTGAATACATAAAAATCTGAGCATGGTTTATGATgggaatcccagtgctggggaggtagaggcaggaagatctaaTCCCTGGGGGTTGCtgactagccagcctagcctaatgaACAAGCTCTGAggtgagtgagagaccctgcctcaaaatgaggttggtgagaaaccctgcctcaaaagcaagGTGTCGAGCACCTAAGAAACAAtactggcctccatgtgcacacatgcatgcactttgcatttatacacacatatacacaaacacatacataaaaaataaaatagacgtGTAATAGTGAAAGACAGAGAGGGGAGATTTAATCAATGTGACCCAAAGTCTATCTTTTGAGTGCTGAACTGAACTTTAAGTTAAATAGAGGCTAGAGGTATGCATAATTAAGTAGTCCTGGCCAAGGTGTCATCTTGTTCACCATTGGCCTATCTCAGCTGTGGGGTGTTGTTATCCCTAGAGGTCACCAATCTACAAGATGGTTACTTCAGCTCTGGGGTGCAGCCTCACCCTCAGGGACAGTGACCCTCATCTGGAGAGAGTGGGGTCTGTGACTCTGTTGAGTCTTCACTCTTAATGTGAAGAGTTGTCTGAGGTGGCTACCCATTATGTCATCAGTCTTCAAGGGGGATATTATGATTGGCTAGGTCGGCAGAaacaagatggaggcagagatgcCCCACCTTCATCAATCTTTTAGTTACCTTGTGGGCCCAAGGGAGGattcagtgttttgttgttgtttgtttgtttgtttggggattttttagAAAGCAATTTTAAGGCACTATCTCCTGAAGATGCAGGTTGGAAGTGACAAGTCCCCGTTTCATCCCCAAAGGTCATGCCCACTGGAGAATGGAAAGTAGGACATGTTCCCAGGCCAAATACAGAACAGACAAAACCTCACAGGTACCAAACGGGCCTGCCTTACGACCCAGCTTTGTCCACGACATTAGTGCCCTCGAACACACTAACCTAGATGGTATGAACACACTTCTGGATGTGACCCAGAGGACGAGAAGTCAACAAAAGTTTGAGATTGCTTTCTTGCACACTGGAACAATGGTGGCTTAGGAtcagaaattatataaaaaagcTGAAAATTAATAAAGTGGTATTTCACACCCCTCAGCTCAATGGCTGAGATTCCCAACCCAGATCAGTCTTGTTTTAGCAGAAACTGACAGCTTGTGGATCTGTTTACAAACACTGGAAAGACAGTGAGAGAGTTCTCACATGCTCTCCAGAGCTTGCCAGCTTTTTAACCCCCTGCAATACAACAAGGGAAACAGTATTGAAATCCCATCTTGATCTGCATCTCCCTGCCTTCCTGGTGGTTTAGCACCTTTTCATGTACTTATCATCCATTCACATTTCTGTTTAGGTGAATTCCAATTTATACCATCTACTCAGTTTTCTCAGCCAGCAAATCTCTGTTTTCTATTAGCACAGAAGGAGGCTTTGTCTATGAGAGAAATTTGGAACCCATCCTGGCTTGTCTTCTGGTTTCATTTAACAGTCGTTTACATAGTAACCCAGAGGTGTTCCATCTTAAAATGATTTCCTCAGCCCAAAGTTTTTATGAGTATTCTAAATTTTCTTCTACTTgaattgaaaattttattttggccACAGTTGGCCGTTGCTAGGGGTAACCAGTGAGTAGTCAGTTAAAGAATGCCAGGTGATCGATAACCATCTCGCCCGGCTGGCCATTACTGAGAGTCCACAGGGAGGGAAGAATGTAGAGAAATGAGATACTTAAGTTCTGGGTATCAAATTTCTATAGTTTTGAGAATTGTCACAGGCTAAGAAAAATGGAGGAGTTTGACAAAATGGTACATCCCTGTAGCTCATACTACTCCAGGTGACTCTGATTCAGAGATCTAGTGGGGTCGTCATGCCCACCTGCTGCCGATGGCCATTCTCTCCAGATTGCAAGCATGGTAGTCCCTCTCCCCAGAGCCCTCCTCTATGTCAACCCTGACAGATGAAACTCCTCCCTTGATCCTCTTCTAcattcttcagccccagcctccccctcaccAACCCCTACACTGGGTATCACCTCTCCATAGAAGTCAAAACCTACATATTCCTCAATCTAGGAAGGTTCTTTGATTATTCAAATAAGAACCCCTCCCCTTTGCCCCATGAGCTCCTAGAGTTCGATGATGTGTGTCCATCACACTGTGCTATACTGTACCAGACAGACCCAGCCAGTCAGTCAGCAGCAGAGTCCAAGAGGAACAATCCCCATCTaagaagtgtggtgatatattgtgtaccctaataaaatttgtctgaagatcagagaacagaacaagccactagattaaacatagaggccaggcagtggtggcacacgtctttaatcctaccactcaggaggcagagatccatctggatctctgtgagttcaaagccaccctggactacatgagattgacatagtctaggagagaaaacagagccaggcagtagtggcacacacctttaatcccagcacttgagatctcttgcctttacttgggaagcacatgtgcctttaatcccaggaagtgatggttgggcagagaaaggtctataaggtgtgaagagacagaaactaaaggctttttggcagaAGTGTGCCTTTCAGCTAACGTGTTTTTCAGCCTCttcagctgaggaagctcatttggctagaggCCTATCGGCTGAGGCCTTttcaagctgaggagttggtgaggtgagacatggcagtggcttgttcctttgtttctttgatctttcagcatttaccaatAGCTGGTTccgggttttttttattataataccaTTTAGCAAATCAAGCAACAAAGAAGAGAAGCTCTGCTGTGGGTCAAATGTTGTGGAAGAGTATGAATACCACAGAGAAAAGTCCCTGCTGAGAGGAAGAATCTTTGAGTCCAGCGGCTTCATTGGTGTCcagtgtttggtttggtttggaacACTGGGGATTGACCCTGGGGCTCCTTACATATTAGAcacgtgctctaccactgaactgcatccccagccttcattttattttttaattttgaggcagggtctcactaagttgcccaggttagccttgaattcattctAGCTCAAGCAGGACCTGAACTCAAAACACTCCTGCCTAAGCTTCCTGGTGTCAAAACAAAATGTAACTCTCACCTCAGAGGGAATAAGaggtagtttattctggagccaaatataagtAACCACAGCTGGTAAACATGGAGTCGGCCTGCCCCAAGTAACAGGTTCCAGTGTATAAATGTTTTCCTGGAGTTTTTATagatacaaaataaaagaaagtcataaatccagggaggtttttttttttcaaatctattAGTGGGTGTGGCTTGTAGGCAGGATACAGAAAAGTGGGGGATTTCTTGCTctgggtttctagtgctgtgtgATAAGATGCTTCCCTTTGTGGGTAAAACTAGCAATCTGCTAATTTAATACATTCCCAAATTCCACGTGATCGGTGATAGCCACAGGACACTACATCACACACAGAGTTGGGCATTAAATATAGCCAAAGCATAAATATAGCCAAAGTCAGGCtgggagatgtggctcagttgttaGAGTGCCTACCTAACAAGCATAAAGCCcatggttcaatccccagcaccacagacacaaaggtgtggtggcacatgcctgtaatccctgcagtcaggagacaaagacaggaagatcGGAAGTTTAGGCttacccttggctacatagtgagttcaaagcagcctggtatacatgagaccctttctccaaAACATATAGTAACCCAAGATAATTTGGCCATGAATCTGCACATTCCAACTCTCCACAAGCAGGAAACTTCTGCTTACATCAGCCTACATCAGGTGTTTACGTATCTTAGAAAGGAGCAATGACCAAccccctctcacccccacccctcacacacatacatacactcgcCAAACTTCAGAAATCACACCCTGACCAATCAGAAGCCATCAACATTGGAGCAAGACATGCCCCTCTCATAGCAAAAAAACTGAGACTCCTTGAAGGACCCAGGGAATTGTTGGCATGTTTTAgtaataaactatttttaaattaaggcaTGCATAGTGTGTTTAGACACACTACATTGTACATTTAACGAACTATTAGTACAGATGTGTTTTTTAATATGTTCttggaaataaacaaaaattggTGTAACTCGAATCGTTGTATTACTTGCTTAACTGAGGAGTTCCTGAGTGAAGCCTGGAATATTGCCAACATGTGCGCAATTCTCTTATTTCTCGTTTTCTACCCCAGACtctggttggggggggggggtgcgagGCTGGGACAGCACCTCTCTTGCTTCCTTTTGTATCCCTTACATCCAATGCAGACCTGACACacagcagttttgttttttcgaaGACCAAACCAACCCACAAACGCACTCACAGAGGAATGAATGTGGTTCCCTCTTTACCTGGCAGATCAGGAACTATTCCAGCAGGAGCGCAGGTGAACAGTCCGGCCTGCAGAGGGTGCCAGTCTGCTTCCACATCTCCCCAGTGGAACCCAGAGCCCGGACCTGCTGTCAGTCAGACTGTGCCAGCTGCTCAGTGGTCATTTTGCTGCGCTGGAGATGAAGTAGGAGTTCCGATGCATAAAATCTGAGTGCTCTCCTTTCTCTAGCGTCAAGTCCCACATCCCCTACCTTGCTATGAGTACAGCTGTAACTGTAGCAACCGGTGTCGGGTGGGGATGTGAGAGGAGCCCAGCAGAGAGAGAAGGTCGGAGGCAGGCTGATGAGAGTCTGTACTGATTGTTGGAGACGCAGGGAAAGTTCTTTCTGTGcctacagtctctctctctctctctctctctctctctctctctctctctctctctctcaagaaacTAAAGTCTAGCCTGGACAGCATCCACAAGAGAAACACCTGGAAGGAGAGGGTTTTCCAGCAGCTTGCTCAGGACCCTCGGGAGCCGCAGCTGGGACTCACCCCTCTGTTAGCCATGAACTCTTCATGCTGCCTGTTCTCTGCTTATCCGATGCTGCCTAACCTCTCAGAGCACCCTGCAGCCCCTTCTGCCAGCAACCGGAGCGGCAGCGGGTTCTGCGAGCAGGTCTTCATCAAGCCCGAGGTCTTCCTGGCGCTGGGCATCGTCAGCCTGATGGAAAACATCCTGGTGATCCTGGCTGTGGTCAGGAATGGCAACCTGCACTCCCCCATGTACTTCTTTCTCTGTAGCCTGGCTGCAGCTGACATGCTGGTGAGCGTGTCCAACTCCCTAGAGACCATCATGATCGCCATTATCAACAGCGACTCCCTGACCTTGGAGGACCAATTCATCCAGCACATGGACAACATCTTTGACTCTATGATCTGCATCTCCCTGGTGGCCTCCATCTGCAACCTCCTGGCCATTGCTGTGGACAGGTATGTTACCATCTTCTATGCCCTTCGCTACCACAGCATCATGACAGTAAGGAAGGCCCTCACCTTGATCGTGGCCATCTGGGTCTGCTGTGGCATCTGCGGTGTGATGTTCATCATCTACTCCGAGAGCAAGATGG
This genomic interval carries:
- the Mc3r gene encoding melanocortin receptor 3, giving the protein MNSSCCLFSAYPMLPNLSEHPAAPSASNRSGSGFCEQVFIKPEVFLALGIVSLMENILVILAVVRNGNLHSPMYFFLCSLAAADMLVSVSNSLETIMIAIINSDSLTLEDQFIQHMDNIFDSMICISLVASICNLLAIAVDRYVTIFYALRYHSIMTVRKALTLIVAIWVCCGICGVMFIIYSESKMVIVCLITMFFAMVLLMGTLYIHMFLFARLHVQRIAALPPAHGVAPQQHSCMKGAVTITILLGVFIFCWAPFFLHLVLIITCPTNPYCICYTAHFNTYLVLIMCNSVIDPLIYAFRSLELRNTFKEILCGCNGMNLG